In Papaver somniferum cultivar HN1 chromosome 1, ASM357369v1, whole genome shotgun sequence, a genomic segment contains:
- the LOC113300333 gene encoding serine decarboxylase 1-like, protein MVGSVGAELEVSPSEMNGKVEMNGKVEPLPEEIFPVIPIVLAENGANEDQKVVREIVLGRNVHTMSHAVTEPEADDEITGEREAWMASVLAKYRRSLIERTKNHLGYPYNLDFDYGALAQLQHFSINNLGDPFIESNYGVHSRQFEVGVLDWFARLWEIENHEYWGYITNCGTEGNLHGILVGREVFPDGVLYASRDSHYSVFKAARMYRMDCEKVDTLISGEIDCADFKAKLLRNKDKPAIINVNIGTTVKGAVDDLDLVIETLKGAGFSEDRFYIHCDGALFGLMMPFVKRAPKVSFKKPIGSVSVSGHKFIGCPMPCGVQITRLEHINALSRNVEYLASRDATIMGSRNGHAPIFLWYTLNRKGYRGFQKEVQKCLRNAHYLKDRLRAEGIGAMLNELSSTVVFERPQDEEFIRQWQLACQGSIAHVVVMPSVSIEKLDDFLNDLIEKRKTWFQVGKVQPSCIAVDIGNENCACAQHR, encoded by the exons ATGGTTGGAAGTGTTGGAGCTGAATTGGAAGTATCGCCATCTGAAATGAACGGAAAAGTTGAAATGAATGGCAAGGTTGAACCATTACCAGAAGAGATTTTTCCGGTTATTCCGATTGTTTTAGCTGAAAATGGAGCAAACGAGGATCAGAAAGTTGTAAGAGAAATAGTACTTGGAAGAAATGTTCATACCATGTCTCATGCTGTTACAGAACCTGAAGCTGATGATGAGATTACTGGTGAAAGAGAAGCTTGGATGGCTAGTGTATTAGCTAAATACAGAAGATCTTTAATTGAAAGGACTAAAAATCACTTAG GTTACCCATATAATCTGGACTTCGATTATGGTGCTCTTGCTCAGCTGCAACATTTCTCCATCAACAATCTTGGTGACCCCTTTATTGAGAGCAATTACGGTGTCCATTCCAGACAGTTTGAAGTGGGTGTGCTGGATTGGTTCGCTCGCCTCTGGGAAATAGAAAATCATGAATATTGGGGTTACATTACAAATTGTGGTACAGAAGGCAATCTTCACGGTATCCTTGTAGG GAGGGAAGTTTTTCCAGATGGAGTTTTGTATGCATCTCGAGACTCACATTATTCTGTCTTTAAAGCTGCACGAATGTACAGAATGGACTGTGAAAAAGTTGACACTCTGATCTCTGGGGAAATCGACTGTGCAGATTTTAAAGCCAAACTGCTCCGTAACAAAGACAAACCAGCCATCATTAACGTCAATATAG GAACGACTGTTAAAGGAGCTGTTGATGATCTCGACCTGGTTATAGAAACCCTTAAAGGAGCTGGTTTCTCCGAAGATAGGTTTTACATTCACTGTGATGGGGCTCTATTTGGGCTGATGATGCCTTTCGTGAAACGT GCTCCTAAAGTCTCATTTAAGAAGCCAATTGGAAGTGTTAGTGTTTCGGGTCACAAGTTCATTGGATGTCCAATGCCTTGTGGTGTTCAGATAACAAGATTGGAACACATCAATGCTCTTTCAAGGAATGTCGAGTACTTAGCTTCACGAGATGCCACAATCATGGGCAGTCGCAATGGTCATGCTCCAATCTTCCTCTGGTACACGCTGAACCGGAAAGGTTACCGAGGATTTCAAAAGGAAGTCCAAAAGTGCCTCAGGAATGCCCATTATTTGAAAGATCGTTTACGCGCTGAAGGAATAGGTGCCATGCTTAACGAGCTCAGTAGTACTGTTGTATTTGAAAGGCCTCAAGATGAGGAGTTTATTCGTCAGTGGCAACTTGCTTGCCAGGGTAGCATTGCTCACGTGGTGGTTATGCCCAGTGTCTCAATTGAGAAGTTGGATGATTTCTTGAATGATCTGATTGAGAAACGCAAGACTTGGTTCCAGGTGGGGAAGGTTCAACCTTCATGTATTGCAGTTGATATTGGGAATGAAAACTGTGCTTGTGCTCAACATAGATGA